The proteins below are encoded in one region of Oxyura jamaicensis isolate SHBP4307 breed ruddy duck chromosome 22, BPBGC_Ojam_1.0, whole genome shotgun sequence:
- the NUDCD3 gene encoding nudC domain-containing protein 3, which yields MEALTELYDQALLGILQHVGGVDEFLRVLFGFLYRKTDFYRLLLRPGDRLGFPPGAAQAMALQAFKVFERMARQDDEKRHRELEAKLRKKEEEEEAAERVRVAPAAHEVEVETTEEPGPAAEAGEAAETRDSAAPAAPSPAPAEPLGAAAPAQPQPAELPTRQEQFQTNPDSYNGAVRENYAWSQDYSDLEIKVPVPKHIVKGKQVSVDISSGAIRVAVLEGSSQRVLMEGKLTHKINTESSLWSLEPGKCVLVRAGRSRRISKPWLAAPLGLTWKSRAAGGLSQTWTCPTPPFPVQCPAHAALSCVPGEGKPLSLISALRWASHARCQPCWEQSLWPRLPFPSPPPQRRASSSSRLFGGCCCPAAHCCWVPGLGTCFWRAR from the exons ATGGAGGCGCTGACGGAGCTGTACGACCAGGCGCTGCTCGGCATCCTGCAGCACGTCGGCGGCGTCGACGAGTTCCTGCGCGTCCTCTTCGGCTTCCTCTACCGAAAAACCGACTTCTACCGCCTCCTGCTGCGGCCCGGGGACCGCCTCGGCTTCCCGCCCGGCGCCGCCCAGGCCATGGCCCTGCAG GCGTTCAAAGTCTTTGAGAGGATGGCCCGGCAGGACGACGAGAAGAGGCACCGAGAGCTGGAGGCGAAGCTGcggaagaaggaggaggaggaggaggccgcCGAGAGGGTGAGAGTGGCCCCGGCCGCCCACGAGGTCGAGGTGGAGACCACGGaggagcccggccccgcagcggaGGCGGGGGAGGCGGCAGAGACGCGGGATTCGGCCGCCCCGGCAGCGCCCAGCCCGGCACCAGCAGAGCCCCTGGGGGCCGCTGCCCCcgcgcagccccagcccgcaGAGCTGCCCAC GCGCCAGGAGCAGTTCCAGACCAACCCCGACAGCTACAACGGGGCCGTGCGAGAGAACTACGCCTGGTCCCAAGACTACAGCGACCTGGAGATCAAAGTGCCGGTGCCCAAGCACATCGTAAAGGGCAAACAG GTGTCTGTGGATATCAGCAGCGGCGCCATTCGCGTCGCGgtgctggagggcagcagccagcGCGTGCTCATGGAAGGGAAGCTCACGCACAAGATCAACACGGAGAGTTCCCTCTGGAGCCTGGAGCCGGGGAAGTGCGTTTTGGTAAGGGCTGGCCGCTCCCGCCGCATCTCTAAACCTTGGCTCGCAGCTCCCCTGGGCTTGACCTGGAAatccagagcagctggaggcttGAGCCAGACCTGGACGTGTCCCACGCCGCCTTTCCCTGTGCAGTGTCCAGCTCACGCTGCCCTCTCCTGCGTGCCAGGCGAGGGGAAGCCCCTGTCACTCATTTCTGCCCTGCGCTGGGCTTCTCACGCacgctgccagccctgctgggagcagtCGCTGTGGCCACggctccctttcccttccccgCCACCCCAGCGCCGCGCATCGTCCTCCTCGAGGTTATTTGGGGGCTGTTGCTGCCCGGCAGCTCATTGCTGCTGGGTTCCCGGCCTCGGGACGTGTTTCTGGCGTGCTCGGTGA